In Euphorbia lathyris chromosome 10, ddEupLath1.1, whole genome shotgun sequence, a single genomic region encodes these proteins:
- the LOC136209452 gene encoding interactor of constitutive active ROPs 2, chloroplastic: protein MQTPKARSGSSDVPQRKSPATPRTARQLKIPASDLDSTSSPNPASKTPKERSPKVAERRSPRSPAIEKKRPGRVSELESQIAQLQEELKKTKDQLNTSESWKRRAQQEAEDTKKQLETMSVKLEDCQQQLMEFSASEDDRVQELRKISHDRDKAWQSELEAVQKHHSMDSAALASAINEIQKLKNQLEMAAESEDAHSKHAESAHTELQSLRMELTETLSLVEKLKSELNDCRESEAQALELVSKTRKQLETADATAEMLRSDGIKALEAYNCISLELEESRDKVKSLEELARKLQEGLADDSGENSVKPAREVRPAQETGEEEETDQLKTELNSLKYEVSQLRSALEASETRYQEEYIQSTLQIRSAYEQVEKLKSESGKREAELEAELQKSKTNIEELRANLMDKETELQSISAENEGLNLEMQKNQANETESELTTEMKKLKHEFAELKASLFDKDTQLQIAKDQNEMLKIEIEKGEFERTKVNEEAVSFAETAKAAEQEALIKLGHLTEEADRSSRRAARVTEQLDAAQAANSEMEAELRRLKVQSDQWRKAAEAAAAMLSSTGNNGKIIERTGSLDNSYNTIGGTLGSPYSEDMDDESPKKKNMLKKIGVLWKKGQK from the exons ATGCAGACTCCAAAAGCAAG AAGTGGCTCTTCTGATGTGCCTCAAAGGAAATCTCCTGCAACACCGCGGACTGCACGCCAACTGAAGATACCAGCTTCGGATTTGGACTCGACTTCATCCCCAAATCCAGCTAGTAAGACTCCAAAAGAGAGAAGTCCTAAAGTAGCTGAACGTAGATCTCCACGAAGTCCGGCGATTGAG AAGAAGCGCCCGGGTAGAGTATCTGAATTAGAGTCACAGATTGCTCAACTCCAGGAGGAGCTGAAGAAGACTAAGGATCAACTGAACACTTCTGAGTCGTGGAAGAGGCGGGCACAGCAGGAAGCTGAGGATACAAAGAAGCAGCTCGAAACTATGTCAGTTAAACTCGAGGATTGTCAACAGCAACTGATGGAATTTTCTGCTTCGGAGGATGATCGTGTTCAAGAGCTCCGTAAGATCTCCCATGATAGGGACAAAGCTTGGCAGTCAGAACTCGAGGCTGTCCAGAAGCATCATTCGATGGATTCTGCAGCGTTGGCTTCTGCCATAAATGAAATCCAGAAGCTCAAAAATCAGTTGGAAATGGCAGCGGAATCAGAGGATGCACATTCGAAACACGCAGAGTCAGCACATACCGAATTGCAGAGTTTGAGAATGGAACTAACAGAAACGCTGTCCCTTGTCGAAAAGCTGAAGTCGGAGCTCAATGATTGCAGGGAATCCGAAGCACAAGCTCTAGAACTTGTTAGTAAAACTCGAAAGCAACTCGAAACAGCAGATGCTACTGCAGAAATGCTGCGGTCGGATGGAATCAAAGCCCTGGAGGCTTACAATTGCATATCCTTAGAGCTCGAGGAATCGAGAGATAAAGTAAAATCGTTGGAGGAACTTGCTAGAAAACTGCAGGAAGGTTTGGCTGATGATTCTGGTGAAAATTCGGTGAAACCTGCACGGGAGGTTCGGCCTGCACAAGAAACCGGAGAAGAGGAGGAAACAGATCAGCTGAAAACAGAGCTGAACTCCTTGAAATATGAAGTGAGTCAGTTGAGATCTGCACTAGAGGCGTCTGAGACCCGGTACCAGGAAGAATACATACAGAGCACATTGCAGATTCGAAGTGCATACGAACAAGTCGAAAAACTAAAGTCTGAATCAGGTAAAAGAGAGGCTGAATTGGAAGCTGAACTACAGAAATCGAAGACTAATATCGAAGAGCTGAGGGCGAACCTCATGGATAAGGAAACTGAATTGCAGAGTATTTCCGCGGAGAACGAGGGGCTGAATTTGGAGATGCAAAAAAACCAGGCCAACGAAACCGAATCAGAACTTACAACAGAAATGAAGAAGTTGAAGCACGAATTCGCAGAGTTGAAGGCGAGCCTGTTCGATAAGGACACACAACTACAAATTGCAAAGGATCAAAACGAAATGCTGAAGATAGAAATCGAGAAAGGGGAATTCGAGAGGACTAAAGtgaatgaagaagctgtttcctTCGCAGAAACAGCAAAGGCTGCAGAGCAAGAAGCATTGATCAAACTCGGACATCTAACCGAAGAAGCTGATAGAAGTAGCAGAAGAGCAGCACGAGTGACGGAACAGCTGGATGCAGCTCAAGCAGCGAACTCCGAAATGGAGGCGGAGTTGAGGAGGTTAAAGGTGCAGTCAGACCAGTGGAGGAAGGCAGCTGAAGCAGCGGCTGCTATGCTTTCTTCGACAGGGAACAACGGAAAAATCATCGAAAGAACAGGTTCGCTTGACAATAGCTACAATACTATTGGAGGAACATTGGGGTCTCCTTACTCAGAAGACATGGATGATGAATCACCAAAGAAGAAGAACATGTTGAAGAAGATTGGGGTGTTGTGGAAGAAGGGCCAGAAGTAA
- the LOC136208475 gene encoding uncharacterized protein — protein sequence MKSGTSPSPLPSPSPTRKVMLVAEPTRESAGALQFAISHVVLENDELILLAHVENPHSWRKTFSFLHRRSNLPSPTSSSSSSSNLKIEEGGDDNFLDAMINVCEIAHPKLCIRLEWIDNMDTKGKEKEKAKAILDKSHKLGADIIIIGQRRSISNALLGCKGPSSGLKTFDTAEYLIEKSKCTCVAVQKKGQNAGYILNSKTHQNFWLLA from the exons ATGAAAAGTGGAACCTCGCCGTCGCCGTTACCATCGCCATCGCCGACAAGGAAGGTTATGCTTGTAGCTGAACCAACGAGAGAATCAGCAGGTGCTCTTCAATTTGCAATTTCTCATGTGGTTTTAGAAAATGATGAATTGATTCTTCTTGCTCATGTGGAAAACCCTCATTCATGGAGGAAAACATTTTCATTCCTTCATCGGAGATCGAACTTGCCTTctcctacttcttcttcttcttcttcttcgaatctGAAGATAGAAGAAGGAGGAgatgataattttctggatgCGATGATAAATGTGTGTGAAATTGCTCATCCTAAACTTTGTATCCGTTTAGAATGGATTGATAATATGGATaccaaaggaaaggaaaaggagaaagctaaggctATTCTTGATAAAAGTCACAAGTTGGGTGCTGATATCATCATTATTGGCCAAAGAAGAAGCATCTCCAATGCTTTATTAGG ATGCAAGGGGCCAAGTTCAGGGTTGAAGACGTTTGACACAGCAGAGTATTTAATAGAGAAAAGCAAATGTACATGTGTTGCTGTTCAGAAAAAGGGACAAAATGCAGGCTATATCTTGAATTCTAAAACTCATCAGAATTTTTGGCTGCTTGCTTAA